A stretch of Shinella zoogloeoides DNA encodes these proteins:
- a CDS encoding phage baseplate assembly protein V — translation MADIYGRLAEIERRARNRKRTGKIAEVGTGENAGKYRVNLGEQGGKPYLSPWMRPRTLGAGGVKIDVILSAGEQVDVHSESGDLADATIDLSTYSEENARENADVPFHIKIGDTVIGASGDAITMNGATMTLTASSGHLT, via the coding sequence GTGGCAGACATCTACGGCCGTCTGGCTGAGATCGAACGGCGCGCCCGCAACCGAAAGCGCACAGGCAAAATAGCGGAGGTCGGGACCGGCGAGAATGCCGGCAAGTACCGCGTCAATCTCGGCGAGCAAGGCGGCAAGCCGTATCTTTCGCCGTGGATGCGCCCCCGCACGCTGGGTGCCGGTGGCGTCAAGATCGACGTCATCCTGTCTGCCGGCGAGCAGGTGGATGTTCATTCCGAGAGCGGCGACCTTGCCGACGCGACGATCGACCTGTCGACCTACAGCGAAGAAAACGCCCGCGAGAACGCCGACGTCCCGTTTCACATCAAGATCGGGGACACGGTGATCGGGGCGAGCGGTGACGCCATTACCATGAACGGGGCCACCATGACGCTGACGGCGTCGAGTGGGCATCTGACCTGA
- a CDS encoding HK97 family phage prohead protease: MNEKIINLPKFGMGAEVRSASFDEAENTIEVIWTTGAPVRRWSWRHDRYYQEILEVTPKSVRLDRLNAGAPFLNTHNDWDLSDVIGSVVPGSARVEGGKGYATVKLSRADEDKAVVDKIRDGIIRNISVGYAIHKVVKTDADGDGNDEEWRVVDWEPLEISAVPVPADAGSQIRKDAPTMVPCEFVSETATGRNEARRIRMAMRQRQSVA, from the coding sequence ATGAACGAGAAAATAATCAACCTTCCCAAATTCGGGATGGGCGCAGAGGTGCGGTCAGCTTCGTTTGACGAGGCGGAAAACACCATCGAAGTCATCTGGACGACCGGCGCCCCTGTGCGGCGCTGGTCCTGGCGCCACGATCGTTACTACCAGGAAATCCTGGAAGTCACTCCGAAGTCGGTGCGGCTCGATCGGCTGAATGCTGGCGCGCCGTTCCTGAATACCCACAACGACTGGGATCTGAGTGACGTTATCGGCTCCGTGGTTCCCGGTTCCGCTCGCGTGGAGGGCGGTAAGGGGTATGCAACGGTCAAGCTTTCGCGGGCCGACGAAGACAAGGCCGTCGTCGACAAGATCCGCGATGGCATCATTCGAAACATCTCCGTCGGCTACGCCATCCACAAGGTCGTGAAGACCGACGCGGATGGCGACGGCAATGACGAAGAGTGGCGCGTCGTGGACTGGGAGCCGCTGGAAATCAGCGCTGTTCCTGTTCCAGCCGACGCGGGAAGTCAGATTCGCAAGGACGCCCCGACCATGGTGCCGTGCGAGTTTGTGAGTGAGACGGCCACCGGCCGAAACGAAGCTAGACGTATCCGTATGGCGATGCGTCAGCGTCAGTCCGTGGCCTAG
- a CDS encoding phage portal protein, with translation MAKANLLDRAIAAVAPRAALRRVAARQAFDIATRGYEGAARGRLNGSWRTPNTSADAEVGASAQQLRDRMRSLVRDNPYAANALSVLVTHAVGAGIVPRSKDKAVNKLFAEWMKQCDADGHLDFHGVVSLTASEMLEAGTGMVRRRRRRAEDGLAVPLQLQVLEIDHLDGTKNGELGNGRRASYGVEYDLIGKTTAYWLFPNHPGNAFLTSTTSIASVPVPAEDVAFAFAKQRAGQTQGVPWGHAAIRRLYDLDTYEDAEIVRKKLESCMVGVVTGGDDTGGIGIPLGDDESAGIYNADGEIVEKFEPGMIYHARGGKDIKFTQPANTANYDSYKNSMLHTIATGFRVPHAFLTGRLDKVNYSSSKIGLETYKRIIDDLQWKVIIPMICQPLWDWFCEAAYFAGKIKSRKVPVEWSPPRFPSADEAKDVAARVAAMRSGLLNPLVAIAETGYTPDEVLDGYVEWNQMLDEKGLIFDSDPRRMSQAGQTQQDATDDEPPDDGDDKDTS, from the coding sequence ATGGCAAAAGCAAATCTGTTGGATAGGGCCATCGCAGCGGTGGCGCCTCGCGCTGCCCTGCGCCGTGTCGCGGCCAGGCAGGCGTTTGACATCGCCACCCGTGGCTACGAGGGCGCGGCGCGCGGACGATTGAATGGCTCCTGGCGCACGCCGAATACTTCGGCTGATGCAGAGGTGGGCGCGTCGGCGCAACAGCTGCGAGACCGGATGCGATCCCTCGTTCGAGACAACCCGTATGCGGCGAACGCCCTTTCGGTACTTGTGACGCATGCGGTTGGCGCGGGGATCGTTCCGCGGTCGAAAGACAAGGCCGTCAACAAGCTGTTCGCCGAATGGATGAAGCAGTGCGATGCCGACGGTCATCTGGATTTTCATGGCGTTGTATCGCTGACCGCCAGCGAAATGCTGGAAGCGGGCACCGGCATGGTGCGTCGCAGGCGACGTAGGGCAGAGGATGGCCTGGCCGTTCCTTTGCAGCTGCAGGTGCTGGAAATCGACCATCTCGACGGCACGAAGAACGGTGAGCTAGGCAATGGCCGTCGCGCGTCCTATGGCGTCGAGTACGACCTGATCGGCAAAACCACCGCCTACTGGCTGTTTCCAAACCACCCCGGCAATGCTTTCCTGACGTCGACGACGTCGATAGCGTCCGTTCCCGTGCCCGCAGAAGACGTTGCGTTTGCGTTCGCCAAGCAGCGGGCAGGCCAGACGCAGGGCGTGCCGTGGGGGCACGCAGCGATCCGGCGTCTTTATGACCTCGACACCTACGAGGACGCCGAAATCGTCCGCAAGAAGCTGGAATCTTGCATGGTCGGCGTCGTTACGGGCGGCGACGACACGGGCGGAATCGGCATCCCTTTAGGTGACGACGAGTCTGCCGGCATCTACAACGCGGATGGCGAGATCGTCGAGAAGTTCGAACCGGGCATGATCTATCATGCCCGCGGCGGCAAGGACATCAAGTTCACGCAGCCGGCGAACACGGCGAACTACGACAGTTACAAGAACTCCATGCTTCACACGATAGCTACGGGCTTTCGTGTGCCGCACGCGTTCCTGACCGGCCGGCTGGACAAAGTCAACTACTCGTCCAGCAAGATAGGTCTGGAGACCTACAAGCGGATCATCGACGATCTGCAGTGGAAGGTCATCATTCCGATGATCTGCCAGCCGCTGTGGGACTGGTTCTGCGAGGCGGCCTACTTCGCCGGCAAGATCAAGTCGCGCAAGGTGCCTGTTGAATGGTCGCCGCCGCGGTTCCCGTCCGCCGACGAGGCCAAGGACGTTGCGGCCCGCGTGGCTGCGATGCGTTCCGGTCTGCTGAACCCGCTCGTTGCTATCGCCGAGACTGGCTACACGCCGGACGAGGTGCTGGACGGCTATGTCGAATGGAATCAGATGCTGGACGAGAAGGGCCTGATTTTCGATTCCGACCCGCGCCGCATGTCGCAGGCCGGTCAGACGCAACAGGACGCCACCGACGATGAACCGCCTGATGATGGCGACGACAAGGACACCTCATGA
- a CDS encoding VRR-NUC domain-containing protein: MTSNPKATQAQTTKVNGKRVRIITRGGKVTIKQAPALEWELQAEQCRRLKAMPEYGKQFLLVGGMEAGRRGRQEQIKAKATGLTAGHPDLTVFLPGGKVAMIENKAENGRLSMEQKERHTALAAIGHTVEVVKASTADEAASMAVALVRGWLADNDNAVAAAP; this comes from the coding sequence ATGACCAGCAACCCCAAGGCCACCCAAGCCCAAACGACCAAAGTTAATGGCAAGCGCGTCCGTATCATCACCCGTGGCGGCAAGGTTACGATCAAGCAGGCACCCGCTCTTGAATGGGAGCTGCAAGCGGAGCAGTGCCGCCGTCTGAAAGCCATGCCAGAGTACGGCAAGCAATTCCTGCTTGTCGGCGGCATGGAGGCGGGGAGACGCGGAAGGCAAGAGCAGATAAAGGCGAAGGCCACCGGACTAACGGCAGGCCATCCAGACCTGACCGTGTTCCTGCCTGGGGGTAAGGTGGCCATGATCGAGAACAAGGCAGAGAACGGCAGACTGTCGATGGAGCAAAAAGAGCGGCATACTGCCTTGGCCGCGATTGGTCACACAGTCGAGGTGGTGAAGGCTTCGACGGCGGATGAGGCGGCCAGCATGGCCGTGGCGCTCGTGCGCGGCTGGCTGGCGGATAACGACAATGCCGTCGCTGCGGCACCTTGA
- a CDS encoding GIY-YIG nuclease family protein: MAKRGIGNPNILVLGDGNIPWRCPRERSGLDRTFEEQLHNVRKIARKSRKTLASNDNNPHPAHAVYVVSDIQGNVSKIGRAHCPSSRLSRIQTGNPDELFLHRVFWVDGSASAASAERRAHELAAPFGRLMGEWFCCRPHEAHTIIIRALDELNVDYVAITPFRKFQEAV; encoded by the coding sequence ATGGCTAAGAGAGGAATCGGGAATCCGAATATTCTGGTTCTTGGCGATGGAAACATTCCTTGGAGATGCCCTCGTGAAAGAAGCGGACTTGACCGCACATTTGAAGAGCAACTTCATAACGTACGGAAAATCGCTCGCAAATCCCGAAAGACGCTCGCTTCCAACGATAATAATCCTCACCCTGCTCACGCAGTCTACGTAGTGTCCGATATACAGGGAAACGTTTCAAAGATTGGCAGGGCACATTGCCCGTCGAGCCGACTATCCCGAATTCAAACAGGGAACCCTGATGAGTTGTTTCTCCATAGGGTCTTCTGGGTTGATGGCAGCGCGTCGGCCGCAAGCGCCGAAAGAAGAGCGCATGAACTAGCTGCTCCATTCGGTAGGTTGATGGGAGAGTGGTTCTGCTGTCGCCCACACGAGGCTCACACAATCATCATTCGCGCTCTTGACGAGCTGAATGTCGACTATGTCGCAATAACACCATTTAGAAAATTTCAGGAGGCAGTATGA
- a CDS encoding DUF2190 family protein codes for MKNFVQMGDTLTLTAPYAVASGAGALVGSIFGVATGTVASGDEGEFKTTGVFDLAKTSALAISVGDKVYWDNTNKEVNKTASGNTLVGVATTAAANPSATVNVRLNGSF; via the coding sequence ATGAAGAATTTCGTGCAGATGGGTGACACCCTGACGCTGACCGCGCCGTATGCCGTCGCCTCTGGCGCCGGCGCACTGGTCGGATCCATTTTTGGCGTCGCGACCGGCACTGTCGCTTCCGGCGACGAAGGCGAATTCAAGACGACTGGCGTCTTTGATCTCGCTAAGACTTCCGCCCTCGCCATCTCGGTCGGCGACAAGGTTTACTGGGACAACACCAACAAGGAAGTCAACAAGACCGCCTCCGGCAATACGCTGGTGGGCGTGGCGACCACTGCGGCGGCCAACCCGTCCGCGACGGTGAATGTCCGCTTGAACGGCTCGTTCTAA
- a CDS encoding bifunctional DNA primase/polymerase, giving the protein MSRLPKVDIASPYARVGAKLVDQGWHAIPCRPGSKRPGVFANGYWQGLTGWNEYCDRAPTEDEVERWNKWPAAGVCVALDHVVKVVDIDTDDAEMRAAIAEILPDSPVKKRGQKGFSAFYRGSANIISRAFSISVFGKQERIVDLLAYGKQTVCPPTIHPDTDEPYRWLGEPLEDYAPEDLPWLDDDIADRLERVLAPFGYVAPIEHEYTSVDAGDTVWREVNDLALANLDLWVPGLQLPMTKRTGDGRYRAVAEWRGVDNPNLGFSAKGITDWGNGETHTPLDVVMYSFSASLDVATDWLKGRLNYQEAPYVDPSRMIANGRKKRDVPHEQNINRPEDGSAAAVSPEATTTLAPANQNRQHYNPFTPQAAGGVLGAIAQWAYDTGRRPVPEFSILAAVSFMSVMFGRRAVGPTGAGLNVYMVGIAGPGFGKEHPLKAVQTLAVDLQMPFLIGPGEVTSGSAIEKVVRRRPVFLMPWDEMGVVLQSVNGRGSSSWAQTIRKVLLEIFSKSTSMWSGKEHADPEKDSSAEPVFMPTVSLMGMSTPTTFYKGITEESLTDGFVARLVVTEPSVRPERHSAPPVLVTPVSLITAVKKCRDDFPKPGGDLAQVAWRQATSRPTLYTVPWETAEAEKRWTDIEDWQIAEIEDNGASEGIVGRTAEHTIKLATIRAISRRPSDPAVSIEDVEWGHAIVQASLASINRGVEEYMAGSQFEELCKAILSALRGTKDKSLPQSQLVRKRGVSKADDRMVEQAIKRLVLAGEIEQPKIDGKGVKVRLAEQKVAA; this is encoded by the coding sequence TCGCGTTGGCGCTAAACTCGTCGACCAAGGCTGGCACGCAATCCCCTGCCGGCCGGGGAGCAAGAGGCCGGGCGTATTCGCGAATGGATACTGGCAAGGACTTACCGGTTGGAATGAGTACTGCGATCGCGCGCCAACTGAAGATGAAGTCGAGCGTTGGAACAAGTGGCCAGCTGCTGGTGTGTGCGTGGCGCTGGATCACGTGGTCAAGGTTGTCGATATCGACACCGATGACGCTGAAATGAGGGCGGCCATTGCGGAAATACTACCGGACAGTCCGGTAAAAAAGCGGGGACAGAAAGGATTTTCTGCCTTCTATCGAGGCTCGGCTAACATCATCAGCCGAGCTTTCAGCATTTCCGTGTTTGGTAAGCAGGAGCGCATCGTTGACCTGTTGGCTTACGGCAAGCAGACTGTTTGCCCGCCAACTATTCACCCCGATACTGACGAGCCGTATCGGTGGCTTGGCGAGCCTCTTGAAGACTACGCGCCGGAAGACCTTCCGTGGCTTGACGACGACATTGCCGATAGGTTGGAGCGAGTGCTTGCGCCTTTCGGGTACGTCGCTCCGATAGAGCACGAGTATACATCAGTGGATGCTGGCGACACGGTCTGGCGCGAGGTCAACGACCTTGCTCTCGCAAACCTTGACCTTTGGGTGCCTGGACTGCAATTGCCCATGACCAAACGCACCGGGGATGGCCGCTATCGTGCCGTTGCTGAGTGGCGGGGCGTAGATAACCCGAATCTTGGTTTTAGCGCCAAGGGCATAACAGACTGGGGCAATGGAGAGACGCATACGCCGCTTGACGTGGTTATGTATTCTTTCAGCGCGAGCCTTGACGTAGCAACAGACTGGCTGAAGGGCAGGCTAAACTATCAGGAAGCTCCCTATGTCGACCCGTCCCGCATGATCGCGAACGGTCGGAAAAAGAGGGATGTACCACATGAACAGAACATCAACCGGCCCGAAGACGGTTCTGCCGCGGCAGTTTCACCAGAAGCAACAACCACGCTTGCGCCGGCTAACCAGAATCGCCAGCATTACAACCCGTTCACACCGCAAGCTGCTGGCGGGGTTCTAGGTGCAATTGCGCAGTGGGCATATGACACTGGGCGGCGTCCTGTACCAGAGTTCTCCATCCTCGCCGCTGTATCATTCATGTCGGTAATGTTCGGCAGACGAGCCGTAGGGCCTACGGGCGCCGGCTTAAATGTCTACATGGTTGGCATCGCCGGTCCCGGCTTTGGTAAGGAGCACCCGTTGAAAGCGGTCCAGACGCTTGCCGTTGATCTGCAAATGCCGTTCCTCATCGGACCAGGCGAGGTCACGAGCGGATCGGCAATTGAGAAGGTGGTGCGCCGCAGGCCTGTCTTCCTCATGCCATGGGATGAGATGGGCGTGGTCCTTCAATCGGTCAATGGCAGGGGGTCGTCAAGCTGGGCGCAAACCATCCGCAAGGTGTTGCTCGAGATATTCTCAAAATCGACGAGCATGTGGAGCGGCAAGGAGCATGCGGACCCAGAAAAGGACAGTTCAGCCGAGCCGGTGTTTATGCCAACAGTATCGCTGATGGGCATGTCGACACCGACAACTTTCTACAAGGGGATCACAGAAGAAAGCCTGACGGACGGTTTTGTGGCTCGTCTTGTGGTCACGGAGCCATCGGTGAGGCCTGAGAGACATTCAGCGCCTCCTGTGCTGGTGACGCCGGTCTCTTTGATAACCGCTGTGAAGAAATGCCGTGATGACTTCCCGAAGCCTGGCGGGGATCTGGCTCAGGTCGCGTGGAGGCAGGCCACGTCGCGCCCCACGCTGTATACCGTGCCGTGGGAGACTGCCGAGGCTGAGAAGCGATGGACGGACATCGAAGATTGGCAGATTGCTGAGATTGAGGACAACGGCGCGTCTGAGGGTATCGTCGGGCGCACCGCAGAGCATACGATCAAGCTGGCGACTATACGCGCAATCAGTCGACGCCCATCCGATCCTGCCGTTTCTATCGAAGACGTTGAGTGGGGTCACGCGATCGTGCAAGCATCGCTGGCATCAATCAACCGCGGCGTGGAAGAGTATATGGCCGGATCACAGTTCGAAGAGCTGTGCAAGGCTATCCTGTCGGCACTGAGGGGAACGAAGGACAAGTCGCTACCACAGTCGCAGCTCGTGCGAAAACGCGGCGTATCGAAGGCGGATGACCGCATGGTGGAGCAAGCCATAAAGCGTCTCGTTCTTGCTGGCGAGATTGAGCAGCCAAAGATCGACGGGAAGGGCGTCAAGGTGCGCTTGGCTGAACAGAAAGTTGCTGCATAA
- a CDS encoding phage head-tail joining protein, whose product MTDYTAQIAAIEEAMAQGARRVLFRSGGTQREVEYHSVADMIKAIEWMKAKQSPKSNVTLAAF is encoded by the coding sequence ATGACCGACTATACGGCGCAAATCGCCGCCATTGAAGAAGCCATGGCGCAGGGTGCCCGGCGCGTGCTGTTCCGCTCTGGCGGGACACAGCGGGAAGTCGAATACCACTCGGTTGCCGACATGATCAAGGCGATCGAGTGGATGAAGGCGAAACAGTCGCCGAAGTCAAACGTGACACTGGCGGCGTTCTAG
- a CDS encoding PAAR domain-containing protein produces MPRIVRLGDTGTHGGAVITSASKWKCEGKLIARRGDLYACPIHGVNPIVQGSSRWKCENADIARHGDATACGASLISGASKWECA; encoded by the coding sequence ATGCCGCGGATTGTTCGGCTCGGCGACACTGGGACGCACGGCGGCGCGGTCATCACGTCCGCGTCCAAGTGGAAGTGCGAAGGCAAGTTGATCGCCAGAAGAGGCGATCTCTATGCGTGTCCGATTCACGGCGTAAACCCGATCGTGCAGGGTTCCAGCCGATGGAAGTGCGAGAACGCTGATATTGCGCGGCACGGAGACGCGACCGCGTGCGGAGCTTCTTTGATATCTGGCGCGTCCAAATGGGAATGCGCCTGA
- a CDS encoding prohead protease/major capsid protein fusion protein, producing MTLRERLALLEKRAADKLAEIKDDTAADAARAIEKDHEAILAEIAEVRAQITAAEAEEAAASRAAPKPAEQPDVAAEVRRAQDAERKRASEIRKLAKEAGEVELGDEHIDEGRSVAEFRSALLEKLMKREAPATDNRSPARVGEEHHEKRAVAMREALMHRADPSHALTDGAREYRGFSLMDMAREALEVRGVKTRGMSREEIARDALAQRSGYGSTSDFPIILGNVVNTTLRAGYEAAGQTFRPLVREATVSDFKAVNRAQLGEGPAFDKVNESGEFKRGTVAEGKESYKIATFGKVIAITRQVIINDDMNAFGRIPQLMGGAAAQLESDLVWAQILGNPTMGDNVALFHANHNNLPTAAAFGVTALGVARAQMAKQTGLDGKTVLNIRPQFLIVPVALETKAEQELKSLFYADSSDKVATSSMRSLEIIAEARLDNGIKKGAATASDIAGSALSWYLAASPSQIDTVELAYLEGNRGVYIETRQGFDVDGLEVKARLDVGAKTMDHRGLLKNSGA from the coding sequence ATGACTCTTCGTGAGAGGCTGGCCCTGCTGGAAAAGCGCGCCGCTGACAAACTCGCTGAAATCAAAGATGACACCGCAGCCGATGCTGCACGTGCCATCGAAAAGGATCACGAAGCGATCCTGGCGGAAATCGCCGAGGTCCGCGCGCAGATCACCGCTGCAGAGGCGGAAGAGGCCGCAGCATCGCGCGCCGCTCCCAAGCCGGCAGAACAGCCGGATGTTGCTGCTGAAGTGCGCCGGGCGCAGGATGCCGAGCGCAAGCGCGCTTCCGAAATCCGCAAGCTGGCCAAGGAAGCAGGCGAAGTCGAACTCGGTGACGAGCATATCGACGAAGGCCGTTCCGTCGCCGAATTCCGCTCCGCACTGCTGGAGAAGCTGATGAAGCGCGAGGCGCCTGCCACCGACAACCGCAGCCCCGCCCGTGTTGGCGAAGAGCATCATGAGAAGCGCGCCGTTGCGATGCGCGAAGCCCTGATGCACCGCGCCGACCCTTCGCATGCTCTGACCGACGGCGCCCGCGAATATCGCGGTTTCTCGCTGATGGACATGGCCCGCGAAGCCCTTGAGGTTCGTGGCGTCAAGACCCGCGGCATGTCGCGCGAAGAAATCGCCCGCGACGCTCTTGCGCAGCGTTCTGGCTACGGCTCGACTTCGGACTTCCCAATCATCCTGGGCAATGTGGTCAACACCACGCTGCGCGCCGGATACGAGGCCGCAGGTCAGACGTTCCGTCCGCTCGTCCGCGAAGCCACCGTTTCGGACTTCAAGGCCGTCAACCGTGCGCAGCTCGGTGAAGGCCCGGCGTTCGACAAGGTCAACGAGTCCGGCGAGTTCAAGCGCGGCACGGTTGCTGAAGGCAAGGAATCCTACAAGATTGCCACCTTCGGCAAGGTGATCGCGATCACCCGCCAGGTCATCATCAACGACGACATGAACGCCTTCGGCCGCATTCCGCAGCTGATGGGCGGTGCGGCTGCCCAGCTGGAAAGCGACCTTGTCTGGGCGCAGATCCTCGGCAACCCGACCATGGGCGACAACGTGGCCCTGTTCCACGCCAACCACAACAACCTGCCCACGGCCGCCGCATTCGGCGTCACGGCGCTTGGTGTTGCCCGTGCGCAGATGGCCAAGCAGACTGGCCTGGACGGCAAGACGGTCCTGAACATCCGTCCGCAGTTCCTCATCGTACCTGTAGCGCTTGAGACCAAGGCCGAGCAGGAACTCAAGTCGCTGTTCTATGCGGACTCGTCTGACAAGGTCGCAACGTCTTCGATGCGCTCGCTGGAGATCATCGCGGAAGCCCGCCTCGACAACGGCATCAAGAAGGGCGCTGCAACGGCATCCGACATCGCCGGCTCCGCGCTTTCCTGGTATCTCGCCGCATCGCCGTCGCAGATCGACACTGTCGAGCTGGCCTATCTGGAAGGCAATCGCGGCGTTTACATCGAGACCCGTCAGGGCTTCGACGTTGACGGTCTCGAGGTCAAGGCGCGCCTTGATGTCGGTGCGAAGACGATGGATCACCGCGGTCTCCTGAAAAATTCTGGAGCCTAA
- a CDS encoding GPW/gp25 family protein, producing MRDSAGINAVTGRPLSDWGHVEQSIRKILTTPIGSRVMRRTFGSDLPDMVDRKMTAANILKVYSAAALAILRWEPRFRMSAGRIAAATPDGRLAIEIYGTYYPRGHLGDYSVAENASTRVVYGG from the coding sequence ATGCGAGACTCGGCAGGGATAAACGCCGTAACCGGAAGGCCGCTAAGTGACTGGGGGCACGTCGAGCAGTCCATCAGGAAGATCCTGACGACGCCGATCGGCTCGCGCGTCATGCGCCGGACGTTCGGCAGCGACCTGCCTGACATGGTCGACCGCAAGATGACGGCGGCGAATATTCTTAAGGTCTACAGCGCCGCCGCCCTCGCGATTTTGCGATGGGAGCCGCGCTTTCGGATGTCGGCTGGCAGGATTGCCGCCGCTACGCCGGACGGCCGATTGGCCATTGAAATCTACGGAACTTATTACCCGCGCGGACACCTCGGCGATTATTCGGTCGCTGAGAATGCCAGCACGCGGGTTGTTTACGGAGGCTGA
- a CDS encoding phage terminase large subunit family protein, with product MSTFRPPQKVQVSEWVEKEIHLPKNVASVSGRISLYEYQKGIIDAITDPSVERVSVLKSARIGYSTVLIGLLAHYVVNDPSLILLYLPDEGLARSMVTSDIEPIFNESPALRKVLSGDKSAKGGKKDRSTMLMRQFNGGSLKVLSAETDRSFRAHNGRIIILDEVDSMKVIGDGHPVDLAVTRADTFPDSKLILGSSPVCEETSHILAEYAKSDQRVFEVPCPHCGDFHEIKWCDIRWPEGHPEKAAWWCPSCGTETHNDYKVSMIAGGRWRITKPEVKGHAGFRINSLSSPIPKADWRLLAQDFVKAKNDPTKLQVFVNTRLGEGWKTDGDRIDELALQESAEPFGLGGPDQHPFPEDVLSITVGIDMQDDRGEAVYLGHTEAGQILVLDHDIVYGSYEADEFWTDIDTIAKQRWRHPLGGEIGIDAIAIDSSNGSHMPYVYDFVRPRLRRKVVAIKGDGGRRPFILRSKTMKKDPLWIVGVDSIKDTIFNRVKHGKIFRFSKDLPEVWYEQFTGEQSVVKMDRGRPVRKWIPVPGRRNEALDCTVYAIAAKELAPVNWQERREQLASGYTLAAANDSAPRTKPRKAASTWL from the coding sequence ATGTCGACGTTCCGTCCTCCGCAGAAGGTGCAGGTTTCGGAGTGGGTGGAAAAGGAAATCCATCTACCTAAAAACGTCGCGTCGGTTTCGGGGCGTATTTCCCTTTACGAATACCAGAAGGGCATCATCGACGCCATCACGGACCCGTCTGTCGAAAGGGTGTCTGTCCTAAAATCGGCGCGTATCGGTTACTCTACCGTCTTGATTGGTCTGCTGGCGCACTACGTTGTCAACGACCCCTCACTGATCCTTCTATACCTTCCGGACGAGGGTCTGGCTCGGTCGATGGTTACGTCCGACATAGAGCCGATCTTCAACGAGTCACCTGCACTGCGAAAGGTCTTGTCTGGCGACAAGTCAGCGAAGGGCGGGAAGAAAGATCGCAGCACCATGCTGATGCGCCAGTTCAACGGCGGCTCGCTCAAGGTGCTGTCGGCTGAAACGGACAGAAGCTTTCGCGCTCACAACGGCCGCATCATCATCCTCGACGAAGTGGACAGCATGAAGGTCATCGGTGACGGCCATCCTGTTGACCTGGCCGTCACACGCGCGGATACGTTTCCTGACTCCAAGCTGATCCTCGGCTCGTCTCCCGTGTGCGAGGAGACGTCGCACATCTTGGCGGAATACGCCAAGTCGGACCAGCGCGTCTTTGAGGTTCCGTGCCCGCACTGCGGCGACTTCCACGAGATTAAGTGGTGTGATATCAGGTGGCCTGAAGGTCATCCGGAAAAGGCTGCCTGGTGGTGCCCCTCCTGCGGCACAGAAACGCACAACGACTACAAGGTCAGCATGATTGCTGGCGGCCGATGGCGCATCACCAAGCCAGAGGTGAAGGGTCACGCAGGCTTTCGTATCAACTCACTGTCGAGCCCGATACCCAAAGCTGACTGGCGATTGCTTGCGCAGGACTTTGTCAAGGCCAAGAACGACCCGACGAAGCTGCAGGTGTTCGTCAACACCCGTCTCGGAGAGGGGTGGAAGACAGACGGCGACCGCATCGACGAGCTCGCACTGCAGGAATCCGCCGAGCCGTTCGGGCTTGGCGGGCCTGACCAGCACCCGTTCCCGGAAGACGTTCTTTCCATCACGGTCGGCATCGACATGCAGGATGACCGCGGCGAGGCGGTGTATCTGGGGCATACGGAAGCCGGGCAGATTCTCGTGCTGGATCACGACATCGTTTATGGCTCGTATGAAGCTGACGAGTTCTGGACGGACATCGACACCATTGCCAAGCAGCGGTGGCGGCACCCGCTCGGCGGCGAGATAGGCATCGACGCTATCGCCATCGACTCCAGTAACGGCAGCCATATGCCGTATGTCTATGACTTCGTGAGGCCGCGCCTGCGCCGCAAGGTGGTCGCCATCAAGGGCGATGGCGGGCGCCGTCCGTTCATCCTGCGGTCGAAGACGATGAAGAAGGATCCGCTCTGGATCGTCGGTGTGGATAGCATCAAGGACACGATTTTCAATCGCGTCAAGCACGGCAAGATTTTCCGATTCTCGAAAGACCTGCCGGAGGTTTGGTACGAGCAGTTCACGGGTGAGCAGTCCGTCGTGAAGATGGACCGCGGCCGCCCGGTGCGAAAGTGGATTCCGGTTCCGGGTCGCCGCAACGAAGCGCTCGACTGCACCGTATACGCCATTGCCGCGAAAGAACTCGCCCCTGTCAACTGGCAAGAGCGACGCGAGCAACTGGCGTCCGGCTACACACTGGCTGCGGCGAATGACAGCGCGCCCAGAACCAAACCCCGAAAAGCCGCATCGACCTGGCTCTAA